The genomic region TTATCCCAATCCTTTTTTATAACCGAGAAGAACCATTCATCAATTTCGCTTTCCACGAATTTGATGTCCTCTTCAGGATCCCTAGATCCAGGGCTTACCATTACGCCCTCTTCGTTTGTGGAACCGCTTGCATCCACAACATGGATTAATACGTCAGCCTTTCTGAGATCGTCAAGAAATTTATTCCCCAGTCCTCTCCCCTCATGAGCTCCTGGAATTAATCCAGCAACGTCCACTAGCTTGACCGGGATGAATCTGTAGTCTCCTATACAGATGGAATTCTTTGGTTGACACTTGACTCCTAACTCGGTGTGGACGCATTTCTTCCTGACGTAAGCTACACCTACATTTGGCTCTATTGTTACGAACGGTCTGTTAGCTATCTCCACTTCCAGCATTGTTGCGGCGGAAAAGAACGTGCTCTTGCCAACATTAGTTTTGCCAATGAGACCTATGGTTATCATGTATATTCTGTGATATAGGTACCGTTCAGTTTTTTAAGTAGTTGATAGCTAGCACTATAGGAGAGATGATATGGTAGCGTCAGCGTATTCTTTCATGGCAAGTACCTGGGCCAGTGAGGAATGGAAAAAAACAGTTATTAGGCAAAGGCTAGTAGAGTGGAGGAATCAGAACACTGTTACCAGAATTGAGAAACCAACCAGGCTGGACAGGGCTAGAGCACTGGGATACAAGGCCAAACAGGGGATTATTGTTGCGAGAGTTAAGGTGGAAAAGGGAGGAATGGATAAGCAGAGACCCAACAGTGGTAGGAGACCCAAAAGAATGGGTGTCTATGGTTTCTCCCCTGCCAAGAGTTTACAGTTCATTGCTGAGGAGAAAGCAGCGAGGAAGTTCCCTGGTCTAGAAGTTCTAGGAAGTTATTATGTAGCCGAGGACGGGAAGTACAAGTATTATGAGGTAATACTAGTAGATCCGCATAACCCAGTCATTATGTCAGATCCTCAATTTAACTGGCTGAAGAATCCGGCGAATAGGGGAAGGGTATTCAGGGGTCTAACCTCAGCTGGTAGGAGAACTCGCGGGCTTCTCAAGTCCCGTGGCCTAAAGGGAACAATCCACTACAAGATAGCTAGAAAGAAGAAGGAGAGAGAACAGAAGAAGAGGCATGAGGCAAGCAAGTACTATAGACTAGCTAAATACGACAGGATACCAGGCAAGTAGGGGACATGCGAGTTAACAGAATAACCGCTTCTGTATTTTTATATTCTACTGAAGATGAAAATAAGGTTCTTAGCGCCTTGCTTTCCCTTCTTGATGATCAGAAGGGAACCTCCATTACCAGGTATGATGCCACCGGTCATTACGGCGACTCAATCGTAACCTTCAAGGTTGAGCTTGAGGGTAAGATTGCTGGGGAAGTTACCCAGAGGTTACTTTCTAAGCTAGATAAGGGTGACATCATATTCTTATTGTCGACGATACAGAGCAGATCCGAGGGTAACAGAATATACCTAAGAATAGATAAGCAGGCCCTGATATCTCAGGGAAGAGTTTTACTAAAAGATGGTGATGATGTAATAAAAATAGTCATAAGCTTAAAAGATAACATAAAACAATTTATGGAGGAATTGAAGAGACTTGCTAGTGGAAACTTGTATACAAGATCCTAAACTAATTGAGATATCTAGTCGGCTGGGATTTCAGGGATACATTGTTGAGTCAAGAAAACTGGATGAGGCGAGGTGGCAAGGAGTTAAGAAGAGATTGACCTTGGTGGGCGACTCACAGGTGAGCCCTAACACACCTATCGTGTTTTCCAAGCCCTTATCTAGGGCTCAATTGGTCAAAGTCCTGAATGACATCAAGATTCATGGGATAAGTTTAGACAACGATAATTTCTATTTACTGAAAAAGAATCTCTTAAATTTGGCAAAGAGTAAAGGAAAATACATTGAAATAAGGTTGAACAGCTCATCATCTAGTGTTATCCGCAGGGCTATAGAATGGGGATATAAGGGCGCAAAAGTGATATTTTCGTCCTGCGCCTCTAGAAAATCGGAGTTATGGGCTCCCTTAAGCTTGGTAAACTACCTGGCATTTCATGGGGCGGACATGAAGGATGTAATAACGTGGGTCTATACATATCCCTTGGAGTTGTTTAAACTTGTATCAGACAATTCTTGATGTAATATTTGTAATATGGCTATTGGTTATTACTATCCTGCTCCTGACAAGGAAAAACGTGATAATCGTCAAGAGTAAACGTAAGGTTGGTAGGAACAAGAGGAGATACATTGTTTTTAGAGTTGTGGGACAAGGCGAGCTATCTCCTAGGGCTCTGGAAACATCAGTTAGGGAGGCCGTTAAGGAACTTGTGGGAAGAATGTGGTTAGAAATCTCTGATCCTCATGTAATTTTTTATAACCCATCAAATATGAGCGGTATAATATCCACAAATAGGCTAGGCTATAGGGCCGTTTTAGCATCAATGCCTCTTGTTAAGTCTGTTAGTGGAACGGAGGTTCTCCTAGTTCCCTTTAAAACAACCGGAAGTTTAAAAAAGGCCAAGAGTCTCATACGAAGTGGATGATGACGCCGCTCCAGACTGTATGATGATGTTCCCTGCGACGATCTGATTATGACACTTTTATTAGCCTCTAGGCTTCGTATAAATTGATCATATATGGCTTTTGGACCAGCCGCAATGGGTTATGATAGGGCAATAACAATATTTTCGCCCGACGGCTCCTTATACCAAGTAGATTACGCCTTTGAGGCAGTGAAGAAAGGATGGACTACTTTGGGCGTTAAAACCAAGAACGCAGTGGTCATCCTAGGAGAGAAGAAGAAAGCTTCCCAGCTACTTGATGTGGACAGCATAGAGAAGGTCTTCCTATTGGATGATCATGTTGGATGTAGTTTTGCAGGTCTAGCGTCAGATGGAAGGATACTTATCGACTACGCCAGGAATTCCTCTCTTCAACACAGGCTAGTTTACGACGAACCCATCAGTATAGATTACCTTACCAAATTAATATCAGACGTGAAGCAGATGTATACTCAGCACGGTGGAGTTAGACCGTTCGGCGTTGCACTAATAGTGGGCGGAGTAGACAGGGGCGTTACTAAGTTATTTATGACTGAGCCCAGTGGGCAGTTCATGCCCTATCAGGCAGTGGCCATAGGACAGGGAGGGTATAATGCAACAGATTATCTGGAGAAGAACTACAAGGAAGATTTAAGCGTAGAGGAGACCATCCTGTTAGCACTGAATGCCTTGAAGGTAACTCTAAAGCCTGGAGAGAAACTGGGCCCTGGAAACGTCGAAATAGGATTCGCGACCAAGGAAGGACAGTTCAGGAAAATGACTCTCGAGGAAAGGGCGAACTATCTGCAGAAAATTTAAGGTGATAAAAATATATGGGCCCGAAGGATTACGTCATAGTCAAATATGAGAGTCACGGAGAAAGGTTTGAAATTCTTGTCAAACCTAAGGAAGCTATGGAAATAAGGGAGGGCAAGAGCGTATCTCTTTCGGACGCAGTAGTCTCGGATACTATTTACAAGGATGTTAAGAAGGGGTTAAAGGCCTCCCCATCTTCTCTAAAGAAGGTTTTTGGAACCACAGATTTTGAAACAATCTCAAGGGAAATAATACTCAAGGGAGAGATCCCAATTACGGCCGAGCAAAGAAAAGAGATGCTTGAGGCCAAGAGGAAGCAAATAATTGATTTTATTCATAGAAACGCTGTGGATCCTAAGACCAATCTTCCCATACCTCCAGCTAGGTTGGAAATGGCCTTGGAACAAGCTAGGGTACAGATAGATATAAATAAGGAGGTTGAGGCCCAGGCTCTACAAATCATCCATGAATTAACAAGGATAATACCCATCAAGATAGCCAGAGCTCTCCTAGAGGTTAAGGTTCCCCAAAGGTACTCTGGAAAAGCGAAGCAGCAGCTTAGCTCCCTGGGGAGCGTTAAGAAAACAGTGTGGCTTGATGATGGTACTCTAGTGGCTGAGATAGAAATACCAGCTGGAGCTCAACAAGATGTAATAGATAAGTTAAATTCTATAACTAAAGGTGAAGTAGAAGTTAGAGTACTTCAAGTGAAGTGAAATGTCCACAGAAAACAAGATATATCTACAGGATAGGACCGTGGTAGTCCCTGGAGATCTAATAGCTGAGGGAAATTTTCAAATACCATGGTCTCCTTACGTAATTAAGCAGGGAAACAAGTACTACGCTTCGGTTATTGGAGTAGTTGAGGTTAAGGATTCTATCTTTGAAGTGATTCCTCTGGAAGGCTCCCACTATTATCCCAGAATAGGGGATACTGTGATAGCGTTGGTCGAGGATGTAGAACTGTATGGTTGGACTACTGACATCAAAGCTCCCTACTCTGCTTACCTACCAGCATCGTCTCTTTTAGGAAGGCCAGCCAATGTCGGTGAAGATCTAAGGCGTTATATAGATGTGGGGGATTACGTGATTGCGAAGGTTGAGAGCTTTGATAGAACTAGCGATCCTGTTCTATCAGTGAAGGGAAAGGGACTAGGGAGAGTTTCATCTGGTACGGTTATTGATATCCTTCCAGTCAAGGTTCCTAGGGTTGTGGGAAAGGGAAAGAGCATGTTGGAGACTTTGAGCACAGAGACCGGATGCGATATCCTTGTGGCTCAGAATGGGAGGGTACTAGCCAACTGTCCATCAAAGGAAAAGGAAAATGTTCTAATAATGGCCATCAGGACCATTGAGCGTGAGTCCCACACCAAAGGATTGACTGATAGAATTAAAAAACTAATAAAAGAATCACTAGGTGATAACAGTGTTACAAGTTCAGAAGCCCAAACTAATACTTGATGATGGAAGAAGACTTGACGGAAGGAGACCAGATGAGCTAAGACCAATGAAAATGGAGATAGGAGTACTGAAGAATGCCGACGGCTCGTCTTTGGTGGAGGTAGGAAATACTAAAATTATTGCAGCCGTTTACGGTCCTAGGGAAATGCACCCAAGGCATTTGGCCCTTCCAAACAGGGCAACGCTGAGGGTGAGATATCATATGACCCCTTTTTCTACTGACGAGAGAAAAAGCCCCGTACCTAGCAGAAGAGAGATTGAGCTCTCTAAGGTAATAAGGGAAGCATTGGAATCTTCTATACTTGTGGAGCAGTTTCCAAGGTCGTCCATTGATGTATTCATGGAAGTTATTCAAGCAGATGCTGGAACTAGGTTAGCCTCTCTCATGGCTGCTTCACTGGCTGTGGTGGATGCAGGAATTCCAGTGAAGGACGTGATTGCAGCAGTGGCCGTGGGTAAGGCAGACGGTGTAGTTGTACTGGATCTTAACGAGCCCGAGGACATGTGGGGTGAGGCAGATATGCCTGTAGCTATGTTACCGTCGTTAGGACAAATAACCCTTATTCAGCTCAATGGTAACATGACTCAGCAAGAGTTTAAGCAGGGATTGGAGTTG from Metallosphaera sedula DSM 5348 harbors:
- the rrp41 gene encoding exosome complex exonuclease Rrp41, giving the protein MLQVQKPKLILDDGRRLDGRRPDELRPMKMEIGVLKNADGSSLVEVGNTKIIAAVYGPREMHPRHLALPNRATLRVRYHMTPFSTDERKSPVPSRREIELSKVIREALESSILVEQFPRSSIDVFMEVIQADAGTRLASLMAASLAVVDAGIPVKDVIAAVAVGKADGVVVLDLNEPEDMWGEADMPVAMLPSLGQITLIQLNGNMTQQEFKQGLELAYKGISTIYNLEKEVLRNKFAEIHEEGS
- the psmA gene encoding archaeal proteasome endopeptidase complex subunit alpha → MAFGPAAMGYDRAITIFSPDGSLYQVDYAFEAVKKGWTTLGVKTKNAVVILGEKKKASQLLDVDSIEKVFLLDDHVGCSFAGLASDGRILIDYARNSSLQHRLVYDEPISIDYLTKLISDVKQMYTQHGGVRPFGVALIVGGVDRGVTKLFMTEPSGQFMPYQAVAIGQGGYNATDYLEKNYKEDLSVEETILLALNALKVTLKPGEKLGPGNVEIGFATKEGQFRKMTLEERANYLQKI
- a CDS encoding RNA-binding protein, producing MRVNRITASVFLYSTEDENKVLSALLSLLDDQKGTSITRYDATGHYGDSIVTFKVELEGKIAGEVTQRLLSKLDKGDIIFLLSTIQSRSEGNRIYLRIDKQALISQGRVLLKDGDDVIKIVISLKDNIKQFMEELKRLASGNLYTRS
- a CDS encoding ribosome assembly factor SBDS encodes the protein MGPKDYVIVKYESHGERFEILVKPKEAMEIREGKSVSLSDAVVSDTIYKDVKKGLKASPSSLKKVFGTTDFETISREIILKGEIPITAEQRKEMLEAKRKQIIDFIHRNAVDPKTNLPIPPARLEMALEQARVQIDINKEVEAQALQIIHELTRIIPIKIARALLEVKVPQRYSGKAKQQLSSLGSVKKTVWLDDGTLVAEIEIPAGAQQDVIDKLNSITKGEVEVRVLQVK
- a CDS encoding 50S ribosomal protein L15e; the encoded protein is MVASAYSFMASTWASEEWKKTVIRQRLVEWRNQNTVTRIEKPTRLDRARALGYKAKQGIIVARVKVEKGGMDKQRPNSGRRPKRMGVYGFSPAKSLQFIAEEKAARKFPGLEVLGSYYVAEDGKYKYYEVILVDPHNPVIMSDPQFNWLKNPANRGRVFRGLTSAGRRTRGLLKSRGLKGTIHYKIARKKKEREQKKRHEASKYYRLAKYDRIPGK
- a CDS encoding Rpp14/Pop5 family protein, which codes for MYQTILDVIFVIWLLVITILLLTRKNVIIVKSKRKVGRNKRRYIVFRVVGQGELSPRALETSVREAVKELVGRMWLEISDPHVIFYNPSNMSGIISTNRLGYRAVLASMPLVKSVSGTEVLLVPFKTTGSLKKAKSLIRSG
- the rrp4 gene encoding exosome complex RNA-binding protein Rrp4, whose amino-acid sequence is MSTENKIYLQDRTVVVPGDLIAEGNFQIPWSPYVIKQGNKYYASVIGVVEVKDSIFEVIPLEGSHYYPRIGDTVIALVEDVELYGWTTDIKAPYSAYLPASSLLGRPANVGEDLRRYIDVGDYVIAKVESFDRTSDPVLSVKGKGLGRVSSGTVIDILPVKVPRVVGKGKSMLETLSTETGCDILVAQNGRVLANCPSKEKENVLIMAIRTIERESHTKGLTDRIKKLIKESLGDNSVTSSEAQTNT